One stretch of Bacteroidota bacterium DNA includes these proteins:
- a CDS encoding energy transducer TonB, which produces MKTLFFAFTVCSMFVYLYAQTNEGLLSTNSSQPILEQQQKPEGSIIGTVIDIIDRGPIDKATVELLGTGLKVTTLKDGQFKIQNVPQGFYQVRAVASGYDQQTQNNLYVDAGRPAPAFFMLKKIGTKEAAESENGSPVPISTKSPIYPEEARKNGVEGIFYFVLRVSENGSIASAHCTERNIFAEDGKLKDAQAYDKYPQAVNQLEKEALESIWQWKFKPAMKEGKPIESRVTLPVKFKLDQHQKGEGKEK; this is translated from the coding sequence ATGAAAACACTTTTTTTTGCCTTCACTGTTTGTTCCATGTTTGTCTATCTCTATGCTCAAACCAATGAAGGATTATTATCGACAAATTCTTCGCAACCTATTTTAGAGCAACAACAAAAACCGGAAGGATCTATCATTGGGACAGTAATCGACATTATTGATAGAGGTCCGATAGACAAAGCGACAGTTGAACTTCTCGGAACCGGATTGAAGGTTACGACGTTGAAGGATGGCCAGTTTAAAATCCAAAATGTTCCCCAAGGGTTTTATCAAGTGCGCGCCGTTGCATCAGGGTACGATCAACAAACGCAAAACAATCTTTATGTTGATGCGGGGAGACCGGCGCCAGCATTTTTTATGTTGAAAAAAATTGGGACGAAAGAAGCTGCTGAATCTGAAAACGGTTCTCCGGTTCCCATCAGTACGAAATCCCCAATCTATCCGGAAGAAGCGAGAAAGAATGGAGTCGAAGGTATCTTTTATTTCGTTCTAAGAGTTTCTGAAAACGGGTCAATCGCTTCAGCCCATTGTACGGAACGGAATATTTTTGCAGAGGATGGAAAATTAAAGGATGCGCAAGCGTATGACAAATACCCACAGGCAGTAAATCAGCTTGAAAAAGAAGCACTAGAATCAATTTGGCAGTGGAAATTTAAGCCCGCCATGAAGGAAGGAAAGCCAATAGAATCAAGAGTAACATTGCCTGTAAAATTTAAATTAGATCAACACCAAAAAGGTGAAGGTAAAGAGAAATAA